The following coding sequences lie in one Megalodesulfovibrio gigas DSM 1382 = ATCC 19364 genomic window:
- a CDS encoding DNA-directed RNA polymerase subunit alpha, which produces MLIRQGERLINTRNWQELVRPEQIVRDGKSDVLYGRFVCEPLERGFGTTIGNALRRVLLSALQGAAPVAMRVDGVQHEFTTIPGVMEDVTDIVLNIKQVRFAMSSDDPQRIHLQADQRGVVTAAAVRETHNVAVLNPEQHIATLTEDVPLHMELELRMGKGYVPAEMHEGLSDEIGLIKLDASFSPVRRVAYTVEQARVGQMTNYDKLILEVWTDGSVSPEDAIAYSAKILKDQLTVFINFDEEVSQEDGIGSSLSSDLNENLFKSIDELELSVRATNCLKSANISLVGELVQRTENDMLKTKNFGRKSLDEIRRVLQDMGLEFGLKVDNFEQRYQEWLKRKEQHEA; this is translated from the coding sequence ATGCTCATCAGACAGGGCGAACGGCTCATCAACACCCGGAACTGGCAGGAACTCGTCAGGCCCGAGCAGATCGTGCGCGACGGCAAGTCCGACGTGCTGTATGGCAGGTTCGTCTGCGAACCCCTGGAGCGCGGCTTCGGCACCACCATCGGCAATGCGCTGCGGCGGGTCCTCTTGTCCGCGCTGCAGGGCGCCGCACCGGTGGCCATGCGCGTCGACGGGGTGCAGCACGAATTCACCACCATCCCCGGGGTGATGGAGGACGTGACGGATATTGTCCTCAACATCAAGCAAGTGCGTTTCGCCATGAGCTCCGACGACCCGCAGCGCATCCACCTGCAGGCGGATCAGCGCGGTGTGGTTACGGCCGCCGCCGTCAGAGAGACGCACAATGTCGCCGTGCTCAACCCCGAACAGCACATCGCCACCCTCACCGAAGACGTTCCCCTGCATATGGAGCTGGAACTTCGCATGGGCAAGGGCTATGTGCCGGCGGAAATGCACGAGGGCCTTTCCGATGAAATCGGCCTGATCAAGCTCGACGCCAGCTTCTCCCCCGTGCGCCGCGTGGCGTACACCGTGGAGCAGGCTCGCGTGGGCCAGATGACCAACTACGACAAGCTCATTCTGGAAGTCTGGACTGACGGCAGCGTCTCCCCTGAAGACGCTATCGCCTACTCGGCCAAGATCCTTAAGGATCAGCTGACGGTCTTCATCAACTTCGATGAAGAGGTCTCCCAGGAAGACGGCATCGGCTCCTCCCTGTCGTCCGACCTGAACGAGAATCTCTTCAAGTCCATCGATGAGCTGGAACTCTCTGTCCGCGCTACCAACTGCCTGAAAAGCGCCAACATCTCGTTGGTGGGCGAACTGGTGCAGCGGACCGAGAACGATATGCTCAAGACCAAAAACTTCGGCCGCAAGTCCCTGGACGAGATTCGTCGCGTCCTGCAGGACATGGGCCTGGAATTTGGCCTGAAAGTGGACAACTTCGAGCAGCGCTACCAGGAATGGCTCAAGAGGAAAGAGCAACATGAGGCATAA
- the rpsD gene encoding 30S ribosomal protein S4, with translation MARYIDAKCRLCRREGAKLFLKGDRCYTDKCAYERRPYAPGQAGRLRRKMSDYAVQLREKQKVRRMYGILEDQFRAYFKKADMMKGVTGTNLLSLIERRLDNVIYRMGFANSRDQARQLVRHGIFQINGRRVDIPSYSCKPGDVVVVAEGSRKIPVILEAQDVIARRGCPAWLEVDGANFKGTVKALPQREDITFPIAEHLIVELYSK, from the coding sequence ATGGCCCGCTATATTGACGCCAAATGCCGCCTTTGCCGCCGCGAAGGCGCCAAGCTCTTCCTCAAGGGCGACCGTTGCTACACCGACAAATGCGCTTACGAGCGCCGTCCGTACGCACCAGGCCAGGCCGGCCGGCTGCGTCGCAAAATGAGCGACTATGCCGTCCAGCTGCGCGAAAAGCAGAAGGTGCGCCGCATGTACGGCATCCTGGAAGATCAGTTCCGCGCCTACTTCAAGAAGGCCGACATGATGAAAGGTGTCACCGGCACCAATCTGCTGTCCCTCATTGAACGCCGCCTGGACAATGTGATCTACCGCATGGGCTTTGCCAACTCCCGCGACCAGGCCCGCCAGCTGGTGCGGCATGGCATCTTCCAGATCAACGGACGTCGCGTGGACATTCCTTCCTACAGCTGCAAACCCGGCGATGTGGTGGTGGTGGCCGAGGGCTCCCGCAAAATTCCAGTGATTCTGGAAGCGCAGGACGTCATCGCCCGCCGCGGCTGCCCCGCCTGGCTCGAAGTGGACGGCGCGAACTTCAAGGGCACCGTGAAGGCCCTGCCTCAGCGCGAGGACATCACGTTCCCCATCGCCGAACACCTCATCGTCGAACTCTATTCCAAGTAA
- the rpsK gene encoding 30S ribosomal protein S11, whose product MAKPKRTAKKKEKKNVPVGHAHIRATFNNTIITFTDVKGNVISWASAGGSGFKGSRKSTPFAAQIAAETAARKAQDNGMRTVGVYVKGPGSGRESAMRAINNAGFKVTFIRDITPIPHNGCRPPKRRRV is encoded by the coding sequence ATGGCCAAGCCAAAGCGTACTGCTAAGAAGAAAGAGAAGAAAAACGTCCCGGTTGGGCATGCCCACATCCGCGCGACGTTCAACAACACCATCATCACCTTTACCGACGTCAAGGGCAACGTGATCAGCTGGGCCTCGGCCGGCGGTTCCGGTTTCAAGGGCTCGCGCAAGTCCACGCCCTTTGCCGCGCAGATTGCTGCTGAAACTGCAGCCCGCAAGGCCCAGGACAATGGCATGCGCACCGTGGGCGTGTACGTCAAGGGTCCCGGCTCCGGCCGCGAATCCGCCATGCGCGCCATCAATAATGCCGGTTTCAAGGTGACGTTCATTCGCGATATCACGCCCATCCCCCACAATGGCTGCCGTCCTCCCAAACGGCGCCGTGTCTAA
- the rpsM gene encoding 30S ribosomal protein S13, translating to MARIAGVDLPRSKRMDVALTYIFGIGRHTALQILDATGVDWTKRSDDLTPEEVNEIRKEIESNHKVEGDLRREITANIKRLMDIGCYRGLRHRRGLPVRGQRSHTNARTRKGPRRGAVAKKKK from the coding sequence ATGGCGCGCATTGCAGGCGTTGATTTGCCCCGCTCCAAGCGGATGGACGTTGCGCTGACCTACATTTTCGGTATTGGTCGGCATACGGCGTTGCAGATCCTCGACGCCACCGGTGTGGATTGGACCAAGCGTTCCGATGATCTGACCCCTGAAGAAGTGAACGAGATCCGCAAGGAAATCGAATCCAACCACAAAGTGGAAGGCGATCTCCGCCGTGAGATCACTGCCAATATCAAGCGATTGATGGATATCGGTTGCTACCGTGGCTTGCGGCACCGCCGCGGCTTGCCGGTTCGTGGTCAGCGCAGCCACACCAACGCTCGCACCCGCAAGGGGCCGCGTCGTGGCGCTGTGGCCAAGAAGAAGAAATAG
- the rpmJ gene encoding 50S ribosomal protein L36, with the protein MKVRPSVKKICPKCKVIRRKGVLRIICENPRHKQRQG; encoded by the coding sequence ATGAAGGTGCGGCCTTCGGTGAAGAAAATTTGTCCCAAATGCAAGGTCATCCGGCGCAAGGGCGTGCTGCGCATCATCTGCGAAAACCCTCGCCACAAACAACGGCAAGGCTAA
- the map gene encoding type I methionyl aminopeptidase, whose protein sequence is MKKFRGIFLKNEQEIRILREANRMVCTILDALGQAVRPGMETMALEDIAVAMCKEFDVQPAFKGYHGFPYALCCSVNEEVVHGFPSSRVLKEGDIVSLDMGVIHEGFYGDSARTFPVGAISASATRLLQVTEESLMRGIDMVHPGNQLYDVSAAIHEHVRQAGFDVVRRFVGHGIGCRLHEKPEIPNFVPKGMPGVPLKVGMVLAIEPMVTMGSSEVEILDDNWTAVTKDRSLAAHFEHSVAVTEDGPCILSVR, encoded by the coding sequence GTGAAGAAGTTTCGCGGCATCTTTCTGAAGAATGAGCAAGAAATTCGCATTCTTCGGGAAGCAAACCGCATGGTCTGCACCATCCTGGATGCGTTGGGGCAGGCTGTGCGGCCGGGCATGGAAACCATGGCGCTGGAGGACATTGCCGTCGCCATGTGCAAGGAGTTCGATGTGCAACCCGCGTTCAAGGGTTACCACGGATTCCCCTATGCTTTATGTTGTTCTGTGAACGAAGAAGTGGTACACGGGTTTCCTTCCTCGCGCGTACTCAAGGAAGGCGACATCGTCAGCCTGGATATGGGTGTGATCCATGAGGGCTTTTATGGCGATTCCGCCCGGACCTTCCCGGTGGGAGCCATTTCGGCATCTGCAACGCGGCTGCTGCAGGTGACGGAAGAATCTCTCATGCGCGGCATCGACATGGTGCACCCAGGCAACCAGTTGTATGATGTGTCTGCTGCCATCCATGAGCACGTTCGCCAGGCGGGATTTGACGTGGTCCGCCGCTTCGTCGGGCACGGCATCGGGTGCCGGCTGCATGAAAAGCCGGAAATCCCGAATTTCGTGCCCAAAGGCATGCCAGGCGTGCCACTCAAGGTCGGCATGGTGCTGGCCATCGAACCCATGGTCACCATGGGATCGAGCGAGGTGGAAATCCTCGATGACAATTGGACAGCGGTCACAAAAGACCGCAGCCTTGCAGCGCATTTCGAGCACTCGGTGGCGGTGACCGAAGACGGGCCCTGCATTTTGAGCGTTCGATAA
- the secY gene encoding preprotein translocase subunit SecY: MAMTGVENLARLPELKRKLLWTFGLLAVYRIGIHVPVPGVDASALQDFFASMKNTLFGLFDMFSGGGLSNLSILALGIMPYISASIIMQLLTVAVPELKRLQKEEGAAGRKKITQYTRYGTVLITLFQGFGIAVGLESMASPGGAPVVLEPGWTFRLITVLTMTAGTIFVMWLGEQITEKGLGNGISLIIFSGIVAGFPRAIINTFQLIRTGELNVLVLLLILAMMVAVLGFIVFMERAQRRIPIQYAKRMVGRRMMGGQSTHLPLRVNTAGVIPPIFASSVLMFPATIGQFSTWEPLQQMAAYFAPNTVLYNVLFVAMIVFFCFFYTAIIFDPKDIAENLKNQGGFVPGIRPGSKTQEYIDRVLTRITLWGAIYISAICVLPMLLIQQFSVPFYFGGTSLLIVVGVAMDFMGQIESYLISRQYEGLMQKGRVRGRRQ, from the coding sequence ATGGCTATGACAGGTGTGGAGAATCTGGCCCGGTTGCCTGAACTGAAACGGAAGCTGCTCTGGACCTTCGGGCTGCTGGCCGTCTACCGCATCGGCATTCACGTGCCGGTGCCGGGCGTGGATGCCTCGGCGCTTCAGGATTTTTTCGCCAGCATGAAGAACACCCTGTTCGGGTTGTTCGACATGTTTTCCGGCGGCGGACTCTCCAACCTGTCCATCCTGGCCCTCGGGATCATGCCGTATATCTCGGCCTCCATCATCATGCAGTTGCTGACGGTGGCCGTGCCTGAGCTCAAGCGCCTGCAAAAAGAAGAAGGCGCAGCCGGGCGTAAGAAGATCACCCAATACACCCGCTACGGCACAGTGCTGATCACCCTGTTTCAGGGCTTCGGCATTGCCGTGGGGCTGGAAAGCATGGCCTCCCCAGGCGGCGCCCCGGTGGTGCTTGAGCCTGGCTGGACATTTCGCCTGATCACAGTGCTGACCATGACGGCCGGCACCATTTTCGTGATGTGGCTCGGCGAGCAGATTACGGAAAAAGGGCTTGGCAACGGTATTTCCCTGATTATTTTCTCAGGGATTGTTGCCGGGTTCCCCCGGGCCATCATCAACACCTTTCAGCTCATCCGCACCGGGGAGCTGAATGTGCTGGTGTTGCTGTTGATTTTGGCCATGATGGTGGCGGTGCTGGGCTTCATTGTGTTTATGGAGCGTGCCCAGCGGCGAATCCCCATTCAGTATGCCAAACGCATGGTGGGGCGGCGCATGATGGGCGGACAGTCCACCCATTTGCCGTTGCGGGTGAATACGGCGGGCGTCATTCCCCCCATTTTCGCCTCCAGCGTGCTCATGTTCCCGGCAACCATCGGCCAGTTCTCCACCTGGGAGCCATTGCAGCAGATGGCGGCCTATTTTGCCCCCAACACCGTGCTGTACAATGTCCTGTTTGTGGCCATGATCGTCTTTTTCTGCTTTTTTTACACGGCGATTATCTTTGATCCCAAGGATATTGCCGAGAACCTGAAAAACCAGGGCGGCTTTGTGCCGGGCATTCGCCCCGGCTCCAAGACGCAGGAATATATCGATCGCGTGCTCACCCGCATCACCCTGTGGGGCGCGATATACATCTCAGCCATCTGCGTACTGCCCATGCTGCTGATCCAGCAGTTCAGCGTCCCGTTTTATTTTGGCGGCACCAGCCTGCTCATCGTGGTGGGGGTGGCCATGGACTTCATGGGACAGATTGAATCGTATCTCATCTCCCGCCAGTACGAGGGGTTGATGCAGAAAGGCCGCGTCCGGGGCAGACGGCAGTGA
- the rplO gene encoding 50S ribosomal protein L15, giving the protein MRLNDLYPFPEERKERKRIGRGSGSGWGCTAGKGNKGQNARAGGPKRPGFEGGQMPLARRLPKRGFKNALFKTVCVPLNLGRVAETFAGQAEITLDDIYAAGLCKAGATVKILGEGELSAAVTIEAHRFSAQAKAKIEAAGGSAKALEG; this is encoded by the coding sequence ATGCGTCTTAACGATCTGTATCCCTTCCCCGAGGAACGCAAGGAACGCAAGCGCATCGGTCGCGGCTCCGGCTCCGGCTGGGGCTGCACCGCCGGCAAAGGCAACAAGGGCCAGAATGCCCGCGCGGGCGGCCCCAAGCGCCCCGGCTTTGAAGGCGGCCAGATGCCTCTGGCGCGTCGTCTGCCCAAGCGCGGCTTCAAGAACGCCCTGTTCAAGACCGTGTGCGTGCCCCTGAACCTGGGGCGCGTGGCCGAGACGTTTGCCGGTCAGGCTGAAATCACCCTGGATGACATCTACGCCGCCGGGCTGTGCAAGGCCGGCGCCACGGTGAAAATTCTGGGCGAAGGCGAACTCTCCGCCGCCGTGACCATCGAAGCGCACCGGTTCAGCGCCCAGGCCAAGGCCAAGATTGAAGCCGCCGGCGGCAGCGCCAAGGCGCTGGAAGGGTAG
- the rpmD gene encoding 50S ribosomal protein L30, translating into MLAITLKKSSIGCKPAQRATLKALGLRKINDTRAHEDTPVVRGMINRVVHLVEVESHAS; encoded by the coding sequence ATGCTCGCTATCACCTTGAAAAAAAGCTCCATTGGCTGCAAGCCGGCGCAACGCGCCACCTTGAAGGCCCTGGGACTTCGCAAGATCAATGATACCCGTGCCCATGAGGACACTCCGGTCGTCCGGGGCATGATCAATCGAGTGGTGCATCTCGTGGAGGTGGAATCTCATGCGTCTTAA
- the rpsE gene encoding 30S ribosomal protein S5 has protein sequence MSAQDTNESGFIEKIVYLNRVAKVVKGGRRFSFSALVVVGDGNGKVGAGLGKAQEVPEAIRKATERARKTMKTIPLLDGTLPYETTGVFGAGRVLLKPASKGTGIIAGGPVRAVMEAAGVTDILTKAIGTNNPHNVLKATFAGLTSLRDADTVGKLRGKSLETPRK, from the coding sequence GTGAGCGCACAGGATACCAACGAATCCGGTTTTATTGAGAAGATCGTCTACTTGAACCGCGTGGCCAAGGTCGTCAAAGGCGGCCGCCGCTTCAGCTTCAGCGCCCTGGTGGTGGTGGGAGACGGCAACGGCAAGGTCGGCGCCGGCTTGGGCAAGGCACAGGAAGTTCCCGAAGCCATCCGTAAGGCGACGGAACGCGCCCGCAAGACCATGAAGACGATCCCTCTTCTCGACGGGACGCTGCCGTATGAGACCACGGGCGTCTTCGGGGCCGGACGCGTGCTTTTGAAGCCCGCCTCCAAGGGCACGGGCATCATCGCAGGCGGCCCTGTGCGTGCGGTGATGGAAGCAGCGGGCGTCACCGACATCCTGACCAAGGCTATCGGCACCAACAACCCGCATAACGTCCTGAAGGCCACTTTCGCCGGGCTTACGTCCCTGCGAGATGCGGACACTGTGGGCAAGCTGCGCGGCAAGTCCCTGGAAACACCCCGCAAGTAG
- the rplR gene encoding 50S ribosomal protein L18, translating into MSMDKNKMRLKRKMRIRKKINGTPERPRLVVFRSNKSIYAQLVDDLAGKTIAAASSIKVTTLTKDVATEVGRDVARKAKELGIEHVVFDRNGYLYHGRVKALADGAREAGLVF; encoded by the coding sequence ATGAGCATGGACAAAAACAAGATGCGGCTCAAGCGCAAGATGCGCATCCGCAAAAAAATCAACGGCACCCCCGAGCGTCCCCGCCTGGTTGTCTTTCGTTCCAACAAAAGCATCTATGCCCAGTTGGTGGACGACCTTGCCGGCAAAACCATCGCTGCTGCCTCTTCCATCAAAGTCACCACCCTGACCAAGGATGTGGCGACGGAAGTGGGTCGCGATGTGGCTCGCAAGGCCAAAGAACTGGGCATCGAACATGTGGTCTTCGACCGCAATGGCTATCTGTACCATGGCCGGGTCAAGGCCCTGGCCGACGGCGCCCGAGAAGCGGGCCTCGTTTTTTAG
- the rplF gene encoding 50S ribosomal protein L6, with protein MSRIGKLPIPIPGGVEVTVGSKTVDVKGPKGTISTPVHPAVAYTVDGGNVMVTRTDDSRLARAQHGLRRTLLANCILGVKDGFSKTLEVIGVGYKVAVKGQAVELALGFSHPVLLDLPKGIEAKAEGNKLTLSGVDKQAVGEFAATIRRIRPPEPYKGKGVKYSGEIIRRKAGKSGGKK; from the coding sequence ATGTCCCGCATCGGCAAACTCCCCATTCCCATCCCTGGCGGGGTGGAAGTGACGGTGGGCTCCAAGACGGTGGACGTCAAGGGCCCCAAGGGAACCATCTCCACGCCCGTGCATCCTGCGGTGGCATACACCGTGGATGGCGGCAATGTGATGGTCACCCGTACGGACGATTCGCGCCTGGCGCGCGCCCAGCATGGCCTGCGTCGCACGCTGCTGGCCAACTGCATTCTCGGCGTCAAGGATGGGTTTTCCAAGACCCTGGAAGTCATCGGCGTGGGCTACAAAGTGGCCGTGAAAGGCCAGGCTGTGGAACTCGCGTTGGGATTCTCCCATCCTGTGCTGCTGGATTTGCCCAAGGGCATTGAAGCCAAGGCCGAAGGTAACAAGCTGACCCTCTCCGGCGTGGATAAGCAGGCGGTGGGCGAATTTGCCGCCACCATCCGCCGCATCCGTCCGCCCGAGCCTTACAAGGGCAAAGGCGTCAAATACTCGGGTGAAATCATCCGTCGCAAGGCCGGCAAATCCGGCGGCAAGAAATAG
- the rpsH gene encoding 30S ribosomal protein S8, with translation MNISDPISDMLTRIRNAFKALHKDVLIPHSKIKVAVAAILKDEGYIDEFAVEGNALRVTLKYHRGKPVVAGLKRVSTPGRRVYVAAAEIPRVQNGLGICILSTNKGLLAGDVARSQHLGGELLCEVW, from the coding sequence ATGAACATTTCTGATCCCATTTCCGACATGCTGACGCGCATCCGCAATGCCTTCAAGGCCTTGCATAAGGATGTGCTCATCCCTCACTCCAAGATCAAGGTGGCCGTGGCGGCCATCCTCAAGGACGAGGGCTACATCGACGAGTTCGCCGTGGAGGGCAATGCCCTGCGGGTGACTCTCAAATATCACCGCGGCAAGCCCGTGGTGGCGGGCCTCAAGCGCGTCTCCACGCCGGGTCGTCGCGTGTATGTGGCTGCGGCCGAGATCCCCCGTGTGCAGAACGGCCTCGGCATCTGCATCCTGTCCACCAACAAGGGCTTGCTCGCTGGCGACGTCGCACGGTCTCAGCACCTGGGCGGCGAACTGCTCTGCGAAGTCTGGTAG
- a CDS encoding type Z 30S ribosomal protein S14, with protein sequence MSRTSLEVKARRKPKFSSRGYNRCPICGRPRAFLRRFGICRICFRNMALAGELPGVRKSSW encoded by the coding sequence GTGTCTCGCACGTCACTCGAAGTCAAGGCCAGGCGCAAGCCCAAGTTCTCGTCCCGGGGCTACAACCGCTGCCCCATTTGCGGCCGCCCGCGTGCGTTTTTGCGCCGCTTCGGCATCTGCCGCATCTGCTTCCGCAACATGGCCCTGGCTGGCGAGCTGCCCGGGGTTCGCAAGTCCAGCTGGTAG
- the rplE gene encoding 50S ribosomal protein L5: protein MAQCHLEKLYHEKVAPALLKEFGYSSSMQIPRLEKVSVNMGLGEGASNHKLIDDAAAELSRIASQKAVVTRAKKSIAAFKLREGMAIGCRVTLRGARMWDFLDKLMNFALPRVRDFRGVNDRGFDGRGNFTMGIKEHTIFPEIEIDRVEGVKGMNITIVTTASSDKEGKVLLDLLGMPFKK, encoded by the coding sequence ATGGCCCAGTGTCATTTGGAAAAGCTGTATCATGAAAAGGTGGCTCCCGCACTCCTCAAGGAGTTCGGCTACTCCTCTTCCATGCAGATCCCGCGGCTGGAGAAAGTGTCTGTGAATATGGGCCTTGGCGAAGGCGCCTCGAACCATAAACTCATCGACGATGCTGCCGCCGAGCTGTCCCGCATCGCCAGCCAGAAGGCTGTGGTCACCCGGGCCAAAAAGTCCATCGCTGCTTTCAAGCTGCGTGAGGGCATGGCCATCGGTTGCCGCGTGACCCTTCGCGGTGCCCGGATGTGGGATTTTCTGGACAAGCTCATGAATTTTGCCCTGCCGCGCGTGCGCGACTTCCGGGGCGTGAACGACCGTGGCTTCGATGGGCGCGGCAACTTCACCATGGGCATCAAAGAACACACCATCTTCCCGGAAATCGAAATCGATCGGGTGGAGGGTGTCAAAGGCATGAACATCACCATTGTCACCACTGCCTCCTCCGACAAGGAAGGCAAGGTCCTTTTGGACCTCTTGGGCATGCCCTTCAAGAAGTAA
- the rplX gene encoding 50S ribosomal protein L24 gives MLAKCRIKKEDKVMVITGKDKGKIGKILRIIRKKDAVLVEKVNMVRRHTKGNPYRQQAGGILEKEAPLDISNVQLMCPACTKPTRVGYKLMEDGKKVRFCKKCNEVME, from the coding sequence ATGCTCGCCAAGTGCCGCATCAAAAAAGAAGACAAGGTGATGGTCATCACCGGCAAGGACAAAGGCAAGATCGGCAAAATCTTGCGTATCATCCGCAAAAAGGATGCCGTGCTGGTGGAAAAGGTGAACATGGTGCGCCGCCACACCAAGGGCAACCCCTACCGGCAGCAGGCCGGCGGGATCCTTGAAAAGGAAGCGCCCCTGGACATCTCCAACGTGCAGCTGATGTGCCCCGCGTGCACCAAACCCACGCGCGTGGGCTACAAGCTCATGGAAGACGGCAAAAAGGTGCGCTTCTGCAAGAAGTGCAACGAAGTGATGGAGTAG
- the rplN gene encoding 50S ribosomal protein L14 — protein sequence MIQIQSNLDVADNSGAKRVACIKVLGGAGRRYASVGDIIVVSVKDAMPHAKVKKGDVMKAVVVRTKKEVRRTDGSYIRFDTNSAVLLNNQLEPVGTRIFGPVARELRAKNFMKIVSLAPEVL from the coding sequence ATGATCCAGATTCAATCCAATCTCGATGTCGCCGACAATTCCGGCGCCAAGCGCGTGGCCTGCATCAAGGTGCTGGGCGGGGCCGGACGTCGGTACGCCTCCGTGGGCGACATCATTGTCGTATCGGTCAAAGACGCCATGCCGCATGCCAAGGTGAAGAAAGGCGATGTGATGAAGGCTGTGGTGGTGCGCACCAAGAAAGAAGTGCGCCGCACTGACGGGTCTTACATCCGTTTCGACACCAACTCTGCGGTGCTCTTGAACAACCAGCTCGAACCCGTGGGCACCCGCATCTTCGGGCCTGTGGCGCGCGAGCTCAGGGCCAAGAACTTCATGAAAATTGTATCCTTGGCCCCGGAAGTGCTGTAG
- the rpsQ gene encoding 30S ribosomal protein S17, translating into MSDVAQTEKQGNKRMLVGNVVSDKCDKTIVVQVNTLVMHPLYKKYISRRKKFMAHDANNECQIGDKVQIVESRPLSARKRWSLVKVLEKAV; encoded by the coding sequence ATGAGCGACGTGGCGCAGACCGAGAAGCAAGGCAACAAGCGGATGCTCGTCGGCAATGTGGTGAGCGACAAGTGCGACAAGACCATTGTTGTGCAGGTTAACACCCTGGTGATGCATCCTTTGTACAAGAAGTACATCAGCCGCCGGAAGAAGTTCATGGCGCACGATGCCAACAATGAATGCCAGATCGGCGACAAGGTGCAGATTGTGGAATCACGTCCCCTCTCTGCGCGCAAACGCTGGAGCCTGGTGAAAGTCCTCGAAAAGGCAGTGTAG
- the rpmC gene encoding 50S ribosomal protein L29, with the protein MDVKELRGLSVEDLQGKLAGFREELFNLRFQHATAQLENTARLPQVKKTIARIFTLLKEKGKE; encoded by the coding sequence ATGGATGTCAAGGAACTGCGCGGTCTGTCCGTCGAGGATTTGCAAGGAAAGCTGGCTGGCTTTCGCGAAGAGTTGTTCAATCTGCGCTTCCAGCATGCCACGGCCCAGTTGGAAAATACCGCCCGCCTCCCCCAGGTGAAAAAGACTATCGCCCGTATTTTCACCCTGCTGAAGGAAAAGGGCAAGGAGTAA
- the rplP gene encoding 50S ribosomal protein L16 — MLSPKRVKFRKMQKGRLRGMALRGNSVAFGDIGLKALEHGKLSNQQIEAARVAMMRHIKRGGKVWIRVFPDKPVTAKPAETRQGSGKGAPVGWCAPVKPGKVLYEIKGVDLELAKAALTRAAHKLPIKTTIVVREEAV; from the coding sequence ATGCTTTCCCCAAAACGCGTCAAATTCCGCAAGATGCAGAAAGGCCGGCTGCGCGGCATGGCTCTTCGCGGCAATTCCGTGGCGTTCGGCGACATCGGCCTGAAGGCCCTGGAGCACGGGAAGCTCTCCAACCAGCAGATCGAAGCAGCTCGTGTGGCCATGATGCGCCACATCAAGCGCGGCGGCAAGGTCTGGATCCGCGTCTTCCCGGACAAGCCGGTGACGGCCAAGCCCGCGGAAACCCGGCAAGGCTCCGGGAAAGGCGCGCCTGTCGGCTGGTGCGCGCCGGTGAAGCCTGGCAAAGTGTTGTATGAAATCAAGGGTGTGGATCTGGAGCTGGCCAAGGCGGCGCTGACCCGTGCAGCGCACAAGCTGCCCATCAAGACCACCATCGTCGTCCGCGAAGAAGCGGTCTAG